A region from the Mya arenaria isolate MELC-2E11 chromosome 2, ASM2691426v1 genome encodes:
- the LOC128220773 gene encoding sodium/hydrogen exchanger 9B2-like → MSEDNPEQNHTADGAEEPGGKGNGPPAKCCMALRQCLHSCTRPCTTRYNPLPHEPSIPQMISYSLRCPPHGKLAKYLMFVLMFGVSWAVLISLTGPQGLPGGNFFSLVILFFFCVIGGYLVTFIRLPPLLGMLIVGCLLRNVPKIDIVGNNLDSGWSSALRQIALTVILIRAGLGLDPAALRKLSFAVVRLAFSPCLMECVAEAVAAHFLLGLPWIWCFMLGFVLAAVSPAVVVPSLLNLSDRGYGINKGIPTLVIAAASIDDVLAITGFGVCLGIAFSEGDLALSILKGPLEAIVGVLYGILGGLIIWYIPNRASRHVILYRTFLLFGLGLMSTFGSSKMEFPGAGPLGCLTLAFVAGFRWKKEDWSSNGGKEPMTQIVAILWMIFQPLLFGLIGSAVDISKIDAGSVGKGIGVLGIGMVIRLIVSFFSVFGTDLNLKERLFIPFAWLPKATVQAAIGALAMDKAMEMGDSEGVAYGKEILTLAVLSIVITAPIGAAIIAITGPILLHHTEREQSLEYVAEEVEEGTDNEEKGTLLQDQTDIV, encoded by the exons ATGTCAGAAGATAATCCGGAGCAGAATCACACAGCTGATGGTGCGGAGGAACCAGGGGGTAAAGGCAATGGCCCTCCTGCCAAATGCTGTATGGCCCTACGGCAGTGTCTCCACTCGTGCACACGGCCATGTACTACCAGATACAACCCTCTACCTCATGAGCCAAGTATTCCACAGATGATCTCGTACAGCCTACGCTGCCCGCCCCACGGGAAACTGGCCAAATATCTCATGTTTGTACTGATGTTTGGGGTATCATGGGCGGTGCTGATTTCATTAACTGGACCCCAGGGCCTGCCGGGAGGGAATTTCTTCTCCCTTGTGATCCTCTTCTTCTTCTGTGTAATTGGAGGATATCTTGTTACATTCATCAGACTCCCACCCTTGCTAG GAATGTTAATTGTTGGCTGTCTGTTAagaaatgttccaaaaatagACATAGTTGGCAATAACCTTGACAGTGGCTGGTCATCTGCTCTGAG GCAGATAGCCCTTACGGTGATCTTGATTCGGGCTGGTCTAGGGCTGGATCCTGCGGCCCTCCGGAAGCTGTCATTTGCGGTTGTCCGTCTGGCGTTCTCCCCGTGTCTGATGGAGTGTGTTGCTGAGGCAGTGGCAGCTCACTTCCTTCTTGGGCTGCCCTGGATCTGGTGCTTTATGCTCGG GTTTGTGCTGGCAGCAGTTTCCCCAGCCGTGGTTGTCCCCTCCCTGCTCAACCTGTCAGATCGAGGCTACGGAATCAACAAGGGAATCCCAACCTTGGTAATCGCGGCTGCCAGTATTGACGATGTCCTTGCCATCACTGGCTTTGGTGTCTGTCTGGGTATCGCCTTCTCAGAAG GAGATTTAGCCCTGTCCATATTAAAGGGTCCTTTGGAGGCTATTGTGGGTGTCTTGTACGGCATTTTGGGCGGGCTCATCATCTGGTACATTCCCAACAGGGCTAGT CGCCATGTTATCCTATACCGCACATTCCTGCTGTTTGGGTTGGGGCTGATGTCAACATTCGGTAGCAGTAAGATGGAGTTCCCGGGGGCGGGACCACTGGGATGTCTCACCCTCGCCTTCGTGGCCGGCTTCAGGTGGAAGAAGGAGGACTGGTCAAGCAATGGAGGG AAGGAACCTATGACTCAGATAGTGGCCATACTGTGGATGATTTTCCAGCCCCTGTTGTTTGGGTTGATAGGTTCAGCTGTAGACATCTCCAAGATAGACGCAGGATCTGTTG GTAAAGGTATCGGTGTGCTGGGTATCGGTATGGTGATTCGACTGATCGTCTCGTTTTTCTCAGTATTCGGCACAGATCTTAACCTTAAGGAGCGACTCTTCATTCCATTTGCTTGGTTACCAAAAGCTACTGTACAG GCGGCCATTGGTGCCCTTGCTATGGACAAGGCTATGGAGATGGGAGACAGTGAGGGTGTCGCTTATGGGAAGGAGATTCTCACCCTTGCGGTCCTCAGTATTGTGATCACTGCTCCCATCGGGGCCGCCATCATTGCGATTACCGGCCCCATACTTCTGCACCACACTGAGAGAGAGCAGAGCCTGGAGTATGTGGCAGAGGAGGTAGAGGAAGGGACAGATAATGAAGAGAAAGG AACTCTTTTGCAAGATCAAACAGATATAGTATGA